ATGACAAGTCGTTACGACAAAGAATTCAAACAAAACATTATCAACCTATATAAGCAAGGCGAATCAGCTGCCCAAATGGCCAGAGAATATGGCATTGGCTATTCAACAGTTCATAAGTGGATCCAGGGCCAGGCCAAAACTCAATCCGGTAAATCGCCAGACGAAATCAAAGCGATGGAAAAGCGACTGGCTTCGCTGTCTGAGGAGAACGAAATCCTAAAAAAAGCCCTAGGCTTTCTTGCGCAGAAGTAACCAATATCTTTGATTACATTCACCAAGAAAGCCATCACCACCAGGTAACCAAGATGTGCCGAATCCTCGGTGTTTCCAGAGCTCAGTATTATCGTTATCGATCCCCCAAACCTTCAAAACGCCGGGCCGAAGATGCGGGCTTGAAACAACGGATTCTGCGGATCTTTGCGGAATTTAAGCAGCGATACGGTGTTATGAAGATCCACCATGAATTGAATCTGGAACTTCAACCACTGCAGCTTCGGTGCAGTCCACGACGGATTTCCCGGCTCATGAAGGAACTGGATATCCACTCCGTTACCGTCAATAAGTGGAAAGCGGCTTCGGCTTCCAAAACCAAGGTTGAACAGCGTCCCAACTTGCTTAAGCAGGATTTCTCGACCACTGGTTTAAATCAAAAATGGACCGCTGATATGACCTATATTCAAACGAAGCGTAATGGCTAGTGTTACTTATCAACCATCATGGACCTGCACTCACGACGGATTATCGGCTATTCGTTCTCAAAAAAGATGGATACTGATTTAGTCTTAAAGACCCTTGAAAGCGCGGTTAAAAATCGAACCATTACTGGGGACCTGATTATCCATACGGATTTAGGATCACAGTATACCAGCGATGATTACAATCAACGTTTAACTGAGCTACATATCCGCCACTCATACAGCCGTAAGGGTTGTCCGTATG
The sequence above is drawn from the Lacticaseibacillus casei DSM 20011 = JCM 1134 = ATCC 393 genome and encodes:
- a CDS encoding IS3 family transposase, giving the protein MTSRYDKEFKQNIINLYKQGESAAQMAREYGIGYSTVHKWIQGQAKTQSGKSPDEIKAMEKRLASLSEENEILKKALGFLAQK
- a CDS encoding IS3 family transposase, whose protein sequence is MKQRILRIFAEFKQRYGVMKIHHELNLELQPLQLRCSPRRISRLMKELDIHSVTVNKWKAASASKTKVEQRPNLLKQDFSTTGLNQKWTADMTYIQTKRNG